The following coding sequences are from one Vulpes vulpes isolate BD-2025 chromosome 12, VulVul3, whole genome shotgun sequence window:
- the HYLS1 gene encoding centriolar and ciliogenesis-associated protein HYLS1 isoform X2, with the protein MEELMEPSGQKWANMDPEERMLAAATAFTHICAGQGEGDVRRDARSIQYDPYSKASVTPGKQLALPVQLQYPHVESNATSVTVSEPSQRLRKPVMKRKVLRKKPDGEVLVTDESIISESESGTESDMDLWDLRQKLMSLQFQEDMDSPDDIPQKFTLPHEYQGISQDQLICYLRREGMGPPAYEQDLIVASRPKSFILPRLDQLSRNRGKVDRVARYFEYKRDWDSMRIPGEDHRKELRWGVREQMLSRPEPQAKPQHIYVPNNYLVPTEKKRSALRWGVRCDLANGVMPRKLPFPLFPS; encoded by the coding sequence ATGGAGGAACTCATGGAGCCCAGTGGACAAAAATGGGCTAATATGGATCCAGAAGAACGAATGTTGGCAGCTGCTACAGCTTTTACCCACATCTGTGCAGGGCAGGGTGAGGGAGATGTCAGGAGAGATGCCCGGTCTATCCAGTATGATCCCTACAGTAAAGCTTCAGTAACCCCAGGAAAGCAACTTGCTCTTCCTGTACAACTGCAGTACCCACATGTAGAAAGTAATGCCACTTCAGTAACAGTCTCTGAGCCTTCCCAGAGACTCCGAAAGCCAGTGATGAAGAGAAAGGTGTTGCGGAAGAAGCCAGATGGGGAAGTATTAGTGACAGATGAGTCGATTATCAGTGAATCGGAGTCTGGTACAGAAAGTGATATGGATCTCTGGGACTTAAGACAAAAGCTTATGAGTCTACAGTTCCAGGAAGACATGGACTCCCCAGATGACATTCCACAGAAATTTACCCTACCACATGAATACCAAGGAATTTCTCAAGATCAGCTCATTTGTTATCTACGAAGAGAAGGAATGGGCCCTCCAGCTTATGAACAAGACCTGATAGTTGCCAGCAGACCCAAGTCCTTTATTCTCCCAAGGCTGGACCAGTTAAGCCGAAATCGGGGCAAGGTAGACCGGGTAGCCCGATATTTTGAGTACAAAAGAGACTGGGACTCGATGAGGATACCTGGTGAAGATCATAGAAAGGAGTTACGCTGGGGTGTCCGAGAGCAGATGCTTTCACGACCAGAACCCCAGGCCAAACCTCAGCACATATATGTTCCAAACAATTACCTGGTGCCAACTGAGAAGAAAAGATCTGCCCTTCGTTGGGGTGTTCGTTGTGACCTTGCAAATGGAGTCATGCCCAGGaagcttcctttccctctttttccttcttaa
- the PUS3 gene encoding tRNA pseudouridine(38/39) synthase, giving the protein MAENDTDRLQIEKLLKRVQELEEEVQRLKKEQANNKDSNVRENSLGVRKAKRAFDFSAHGRRHVALKIAYLGWGYQGFASQENTNNTIEEKLFDALTKTRLVESRQTSNYHRCGRTDKGVSAFGQVISLDLRSHFPEGSTSEDSNLKNEVNDVAKEIRYTHILNRVLPPDIRVLAWAPVEPSFSARFSCLERTYRYFFPRADLDIVTMNYAAQKYVGTHDFRNLCKMDVANGVINFQRTVLFAQVELVGQSLDKEQWQEPFQLCQFEVVGQAFLYHQVRCMMAILFLIGQGMEKPEIIDELLNIEKNPQKPQYSMAVEFPLVLYDCKFENVKWIYDREVQEFNVTHLQQLWANHAVKTHMLYSMLQGLDSVAVPCGTGPKMDGVTEWRNVKPSVIKQTSAFVEGVKMRTYKPLMDRPKCEGLESRIQHFVRRGRIEHPLSFHEEGSKTKRDCNDTMEEENTLLEKPTKRVCVDTEIRSIS; this is encoded by the exons ATGGCTGAAAATGACACAGATAGACTCCAAATTGAGAAACTCCTGAAGAGAGTACAAGAACTGGAAGAGGAGGtacaaagacttaaaaaagaacAGGCCAACAACAAAGACTCAAACGTGAGAGAAAATTCTTTAGGAGTCAGAAAAGCTAAGCGTGCATTTGATTTCAGTGCTCATGGCCGAAGACATGTAGCCCTAAAGATAGCCTATCTGGGCTGGGGATACCAGGGCTTTGCCAGTCAGGAAAACACAAACAATACAATCGAAGAGAAACTGTTTGATGCTCTAACCAAGACTCGACTAGTAGAAAGCAGACAGACCTCCAACTACCACCGGTGTGGGCGAACAGACAAAGGAGTTAGTGCCTTTGGACAG GTGATTTCTCTTGACCTCCGTTCTCACTTTCCGGAGGGCAGCACTTCGGAGGATTCTaatttaaagaatgaagtcaaCGATGTTGCTAAAGAGATTCGCTATACCCACATTCTCAATCGGGTGCTCCCTCCAGACATCCGTGTACTGGCCTGGGCTCCTGTGGAACCTAGCTTCAGTGCTAGGTTCAGCTGTCTGGAGCGGACTTACCGCTATTTTTTCCCTCGTGCTGATTTAGACATTGTAACCATGAACTACGCAGCTCAGAAGTATGTTGGCACACATGATTTTAGGAACTTATGTAAAATGGATGTAGCCAACGGAGTGATTAATTTTCAGAGGACTGTTCTATTTGCTCAAGTAGAGCTGGTGGGCCAGAGCCTGGATAAAGAGCAATGGCAAGAACCTTTCCAGTTATGTCAGTTTGAAGTGGTTGGCCAGGCATTCCTTTACCATCAAGTCCGCTGTATGATGGCTATCCTTTTTCTGATTGGCCAAGGAATGGAGAAGCCAGAGATTATTGATGAGCTGCTGAACATAGAGAAAAACCCCCAGAAACCTCAGTACAG taTGGCCGTAGAATTTCCTCTAGTCTTGTATGACTGTAAGTTTGAAAATGTCAAGTGGATTTATGACCGGGAGGTTCAGGAGTTCAATGTCACTCATCTACAACAACTATGGGCTAACCATGCTGTTAAAACTCACATGTTGTATAGCATGCTACAAGGACTGGACTCTGTTGCAGTGCCCTGTGGGACAG GACCAAAGATGGATGGAGTAACAGAATGGAGAAACGTTAAGCCTTCTGTCATAAAGCAGACCAGTGCCTTTGTAGAAGGAGTGAAAATGCGCACATATAAACCCCTAATGGATCGTCCTAAATGCGAAGGATTAGAATCCCGGATCCAGCATTTTGTACGCAGAGGACGCATCGAGCACCCACTTTCATTCCATGAGGAAGGGTCAAAAACCAAAAGGGACTGTAATGATACAATGGAGGAAGAAAATACTCTTTTGGAGAAACCAACAAAGAGAGTCTGTGTTGATACAGAAATTAGAAGCATCAGTTAA
- the HYLS1 gene encoding centriolar and ciliogenesis-associated protein HYLS1 isoform X1 translates to MAEKRRSYSGGEAMEELMEPSGQKWANMDPEERMLAAATAFTHICAGQGEGDVRRDARSIQYDPYSKASVTPGKQLALPVQLQYPHVESNATSVTVSEPSQRLRKPVMKRKVLRKKPDGEVLVTDESIISESESGTESDMDLWDLRQKLMSLQFQEDMDSPDDIPQKFTLPHEYQGISQDQLICYLRREGMGPPAYEQDLIVASRPKSFILPRLDQLSRNRGKVDRVARYFEYKRDWDSMRIPGEDHRKELRWGVREQMLSRPEPQAKPQHIYVPNNYLVPTEKKRSALRWGVRCDLANGVMPRKLPFPLFPS, encoded by the exons ATGGCAGAAAAAAG aaGGTCCTACAGTGGAGGGGAAGCAATGGAGGAACTCATGGAGCCCAGTGGACAAAAATGGGCTAATATGGATCCAGAAGAACGAATGTTGGCAGCTGCTACAGCTTTTACCCACATCTGTGCAGGGCAGGGTGAGGGAGATGTCAGGAGAGATGCCCGGTCTATCCAGTATGATCCCTACAGTAAAGCTTCAGTAACCCCAGGAAAGCAACTTGCTCTTCCTGTACAACTGCAGTACCCACATGTAGAAAGTAATGCCACTTCAGTAACAGTCTCTGAGCCTTCCCAGAGACTCCGAAAGCCAGTGATGAAGAGAAAGGTGTTGCGGAAGAAGCCAGATGGGGAAGTATTAGTGACAGATGAGTCGATTATCAGTGAATCGGAGTCTGGTACAGAAAGTGATATGGATCTCTGGGACTTAAGACAAAAGCTTATGAGTCTACAGTTCCAGGAAGACATGGACTCCCCAGATGACATTCCACAGAAATTTACCCTACCACATGAATACCAAGGAATTTCTCAAGATCAGCTCATTTGTTATCTACGAAGAGAAGGAATGGGCCCTCCAGCTTATGAACAAGACCTGATAGTTGCCAGCAGACCCAAGTCCTTTATTCTCCCAAGGCTGGACCAGTTAAGCCGAAATCGGGGCAAGGTAGACCGGGTAGCCCGATATTTTGAGTACAAAAGAGACTGGGACTCGATGAGGATACCTGGTGAAGATCATAGAAAGGAGTTACGCTGGGGTGTCCGAGAGCAGATGCTTTCACGACCAGAACCCCAGGCCAAACCTCAGCACATATATGTTCCAAACAATTACCTGGTGCCAACTGAGAAGAAAAGATCTGCCCTTCGTTGGGGTGTTCGTTGTGACCTTGCAAATGGAGTCATGCCCAGGaagcttcctttccctctttttccttcttaa